One genomic region from Conexibacter woesei DSM 14684 encodes:
- a CDS encoding TerC/Alx family metal homeostasis membrane protein — protein MIVAWAGLAVFIVAALVFDMRSHGGKPMRPKQALIWSIVWTLIGIAFSVVVLLIDDGRAAGEYLAGFMIEKSLSLDNLFVFAILFSFFQVPDNQRMKVLIFGIAGAIVLRTIFILIGAAALDAFHATTYVLGALLLFTAIRIARSGGEEMDPERTLIMRWMRKLLPVSREYDGDKLFTVENGKRLATPLLAALALVAAFDVMFAIDSIPAIFAITRDTFVVFSANAFSLLGMVSLYFLLDGLLDRFRFLHYGLAIILGFVAAKLLLVDTSFHPSIAVSMSVIVVALAGAALASVIVEKREARLAAERAEDKTPPRV, from the coding sequence ATGATCGTCGCCTGGGCCGGCTTGGCCGTGTTCATCGTCGCTGCACTCGTGTTCGACATGAGAAGCCACGGCGGAAAGCCGATGAGACCGAAGCAGGCGCTGATCTGGTCGATCGTCTGGACGCTCATAGGCATCGCCTTCTCCGTCGTCGTCCTGCTGATAGACGACGGCAGAGCTGCCGGCGAGTATCTCGCCGGCTTCATGATCGAGAAGTCGCTGTCGCTCGACAACCTGTTCGTCTTCGCGATCCTCTTCTCGTTCTTCCAGGTCCCGGACAACCAGCGCATGAAGGTGCTGATCTTCGGCATCGCCGGCGCGATCGTCCTGCGCACGATCTTCATCCTGATCGGCGCCGCCGCGCTCGACGCGTTCCACGCGACGACATACGTGCTCGGCGCGCTGCTGCTGTTCACCGCGATCAGAATCGCGAGATCCGGCGGCGAGGAGATGGACCCGGAGAGAACGCTGATCATGCGCTGGATGCGCAAGCTGCTGCCGGTCTCCAGAGAGTACGACGGCGACAAGCTGTTCACGGTCGAGAACGGCAAGAGACTCGCGACCCCGCTGCTCGCCGCGCTTGCGCTCGTCGCAGCCTTCGACGTGATGTTCGCGATCGACTCGATCCCGGCGATCTTCGCGATCACGCGCGACACGTTCGTCGTCTTCTCCGCGAACGCGTTCTCGCTGCTCGGGATGGTGTCGCTCTACTTCCTGCTCGACGGCCTGCTCGACCGCTTCCGCTTCCTCCACTACGGCCTCGCGATCATCCTCGGGTTCGTCGCGGCGAAGCTGCTGCTGGTCGACACCTCGTTCCACCCGTCGATCGCCGTCTCGATGAGCGTGATCGTCGTCGCGCTCGCGGGCGCGGCGCTGGCGTCGGTGATCGTCGAGAAGAGAGAGGCGCGGCTCGCCGCCGAGCGGGCCGAGGACAAGACGCCGCCGCGCGTGTAG
- a CDS encoding polyphosphate kinase 2 family protein: MGILDDVDLTLKLDKQEGERRLAAEQYRLLALRLQLGGLIGDGGRLGPPLCVLFEGWDASGKGGAIRRLVAPLDPRHVRVVQFAAPTPDEKRHHFLQRFWPSLPGWGGMAVLDRSWYGRVLVERVEGFASDAEWQRAYDEISSFERSLHEEGVVILKFWLHISDGEQRKRFEKRRSDPLKQWKLTDEDWRNREKRADYEQALEEMFARTDRPFAPWTLISAESKPYARVQVLETVNAAIETGMRASGIEPISFPAREGK, from the coding sequence ATGGGGATCCTCGACGACGTCGACCTGACGCTGAAGCTGGACAAGCAGGAGGGCGAGCGGCGGCTCGCCGCGGAGCAGTACCGGCTGCTGGCGCTGCGCCTCCAGCTCGGCGGCCTGATCGGCGACGGCGGCCGGCTCGGGCCGCCGCTGTGCGTGCTGTTCGAGGGCTGGGACGCCTCCGGCAAGGGCGGCGCGATCAGACGGCTCGTCGCGCCGCTGGACCCGCGGCACGTCCGCGTCGTGCAGTTCGCGGCGCCGACGCCGGACGAGAAGCGCCACCACTTCCTCCAGCGCTTCTGGCCGTCGCTGCCCGGCTGGGGCGGGATGGCCGTGCTCGACCGCTCGTGGTACGGCCGCGTGCTGGTCGAGCGCGTCGAGGGCTTCGCGAGCGACGCCGAGTGGCAGCGTGCCTATGACGAGATCTCGTCGTTCGAGCGCTCGCTCCACGAGGAAGGTGTGGTGATCCTGAAGTTCTGGCTCCACATCTCTGACGGCGAGCAGCGCAAGCGCTTCGAGAAGCGCAGATCCGACCCGCTCAAGCAGTGGAAGCTCACCGACGAGGACTGGCGCAACCGTGAGAAGCGCGCCGACTACGAGCAGGCGCTGGAGGAGATGTTCGCGCGCACCGACCGCCCGTTCGCCCCGTGGACGCTGATCTCGGCTGAGTCGAAGCCGTACGCGCGGGTGCAGGTGTTGGAGACCGTCAACGCCGCGATCGAGACGGGAATGCGCGCCTCCGGCATCGAGCCGATATCTTTCCCTGCACGAGAAGGGAAGTAG
- a CDS encoding VOC family protein has product MTTPETPAWDWSRAIFDHVHLRVADLAASRAFYAEVLEPLGIPLLLDAPHLLGFANLAISADGPVSSNVHVAFTAADRAAVDAFHAAGLAAGHRDNGAPGVRDYGPPGMTWYAAYLLDPDGNNIEAVHRSFGA; this is encoded by the coding sequence ATGACCACACCAGAGACTCCGGCGTGGGACTGGTCTCGCGCCATCTTCGACCACGTCCACCTGCGCGTCGCCGACCTCGCCGCCAGCCGCGCCTTCTACGCCGAGGTGCTGGAGCCGCTCGGGATCCCGCTGCTGCTCGACGCGCCGCACCTGCTCGGGTTCGCCAACCTCGCGATCAGCGCCGACGGCCCCGTCAGCAGCAACGTCCACGTCGCCTTCACCGCCGCTGACAGAGCTGCCGTCGACGCCTTCCACGCGGCCGGCCTCGCGGCCGGCCACCGCGACAACGGCGCCCCGGGCGTGCGCGACTACGGCCCGCCGGGCATGACCTGGTACGCGGCGTACCTGCTCGATCCCGACGGCAACAACATCGAGGCCGTGCACCGCTCGTTCGGCGCGTAG
- a CDS encoding CGNR zinc finger domain-containing protein — translation MTQSPLSASAPARYVRALTPEQRAALPRPTRFRFLGRACVDLVMTGGEGWLDAWEVLHEPADFDRWLAAGPLAVPAADAGTGRPPADADDLAAARALREAVRAAVEALLVGRLPATADVEAIDAAATVAPLVPRVDPRTGARSWWRPTARAALSDVARDALDLIADRAQWRRLRICASDDCGLLFYDASRPGRRRWCSTERCGDRNRAKAYRARKG, via the coding sequence ATGACGCAATCGCCGCTGTCCGCCTCCGCACCGGCGCGCTACGTCCGCGCGCTCACCCCCGAGCAGCGCGCCGCGCTCCCCCGCCCGACCCGCTTCCGCTTCCTCGGGCGCGCGTGCGTCGACCTCGTGATGACCGGCGGCGAGGGCTGGCTCGACGCGTGGGAGGTGCTGCACGAGCCAGCCGACTTCGACCGCTGGCTCGCCGCCGGCCCGCTCGCGGTCCCGGCCGCGGACGCCGGGACGGGGCGCCCGCCGGCCGACGCCGACGACCTCGCGGCCGCGAGAGCGCTGCGCGAGGCGGTCCGCGCGGCAGTCGAGGCGCTGCTCGTCGGCAGACTGCCCGCGACCGCGGACGTCGAGGCGATCGACGCGGCCGCGACGGTCGCGCCGCTCGTCCCGCGCGTTGACCCGCGCACGGGCGCCCGCTCGTGGTGGCGACCGACCGCCCGCGCCGCGCTGTCAGACGTCGCGCGCGACGCGCTCGACCTGATCGCCGACCGCGCGCAGTGGAGACGGCTGCGGATCTGCGCCAGCGACGACTGCGGGCTGCTCTTCTACGACGCCTCGCGCCCCGGTCGGCGCAGATGGTGCAGCACCGAGCGCTGCGGCGACCGCAATCGCGCGAAGGCGTACCGGGCCCGAAAAGGCTGA
- a CDS encoding ABC transporter permease, producing the protein MIEIVEKTPEAPVARRRAAPRRIGPLLRRAAGRAAIPLLSLAVLLALWQLVVELELWSELFVPRPSSVWERLVESERVHDGQKGLSGYYLHEHLWASLSRILRGVGFALVFGVVLGLLLATVKPFRVVVEPYVNFVRALPPLAYFSLLIIWFGIEDTSKVWLLFLAAFPPIALSVLSGVQGIRRERIDAARALGAGRWQVVRFVTLPSVLPELFTGTRLALGFAWTTIVAAETVDGIPGIGGLAWATKKFQQTDVAVLCIIAIGLTAIVLDQLVKQLEKRVVPWRGKA; encoded by the coding sequence TTGATCGAGATTGTCGAAAAGACGCCTGAAGCTCCCGTCGCGCGGCGTCGTGCCGCCCCGCGCCGGATCGGACCGCTGCTGCGCCGCGCAGCCGGGCGCGCGGCGATCCCGCTGCTGTCGCTCGCCGTCCTGCTCGCGCTGTGGCAGCTCGTCGTCGAGCTGGAGCTGTGGTCGGAGCTGTTCGTCCCACGCCCGTCCAGCGTGTGGGAGCGGCTGGTCGAGAGCGAGAGGGTCCACGACGGGCAGAAGGGCCTGTCCGGCTACTACCTGCACGAGCACCTGTGGGCGAGCCTGTCGCGGATCCTGCGCGGCGTCGGCTTCGCGCTCGTCTTCGGCGTCGTGCTCGGCCTGCTGCTCGCGACCGTCAAGCCGTTCCGCGTCGTCGTCGAGCCGTACGTCAACTTCGTCCGCGCGCTGCCGCCGCTCGCGTACTTCTCGCTCCTGATCATCTGGTTCGGGATCGAGGACACGTCGAAGGTGTGGCTGTTGTTCCTCGCCGCCTTCCCGCCGATCGCGCTGTCGGTCCTCTCCGGGGTGCAGGGGATCAGACGCGAGCGGATCGACGCCGCGCGTGCGCTTGGCGCCGGCCGCTGGCAGGTGGTCCGCTTCGTGACGCTGCCGTCGGTGCTGCCGGAGCTGTTCACCGGCACGCGCCTCGCGCTCGGCTTCGCCTGGACGACGATCGTCGCGGCCGAGACGGTCGACGGGATCCCCGGCATCGGCGGCCTCGCCTGGGCGACGAAGAAGTTCCAGCAGACCGACGTCGCCGTGCTCTGCATCATCGCCATCGGCCTCACCGCGATCGTGCTCGACCAGCTGGTCAAGCAGCTCGAGAAGCGCGTGGTGCCCTGGCGAGGCAAGGCCTGA